A genomic region of Deltaproteobacteria bacterium contains the following coding sequences:
- a CDS encoding response regulator, with protein sequence MSVDPKAPQIVLLVEDNIHNRRIFSGVLRHYGYEVHEAENGEQAVELAQATRPDIILMDLSLPVLDGWEATRRIKLVPGLANVPIIALTAHAMSGDDQRALEAGCDGYLSKPISPKRVVAEVERVLQTRAPTGE encoded by the coding sequence ATGTCGGTCGATCCTAAGGCGCCGCAGATCGTCCTCCTGGTAGAGGACAACATCCACAACCGGCGCATCTTCTCCGGGGTGCTCAGGCACTACGGCTACGAGGTGCACGAGGCCGAAAACGGCGAGCAGGCCGTCGAGCTCGCGCAGGCTACGCGACCGGACATCATCCTGATGGACCTTTCGCTTCCCGTCCTCGACGGGTGGGAGGCCACGCGCCGGATCAAGCTGGTACCGGGCCTGGCGAACGTCCCGATCATCGCCCTCACCGCGCACGCCATGTCGGGGGACGACCAGCGCGCGCTCGAGGCGGGTTGCGACGGCTACCTCTCGAAGCCCATCTCCCCGAAGCGGGTCGTCGCCGAGGTCGAACGCGTGCTGCAGACCCGCGCGCCGACGGGCGAGTGA
- a CDS encoding HAMP domain-containing protein — translation MSGLARALDGTVAVRWWQRFQTRLLSSLILLSVATSLAAGSIYYTRQVKFVEEEQAKRGATLISNLAGQSELGAYSGDRAFLMVPARRAFLEADVNYVQIYNSRGDELVRMAKPDVRPRSTLPPGMLEQLLADPSGRPTTRRHESYDDLLAPIVTLQGSAEEGMFGEPGISPSTVIGVARLGLSRTPAEAKLREILRWGTYLTLIVLVMGVLLALFLARRISQPVLELARGADELHRGRLGYQLEVHRSDELGLLAESFNRMSAKLRDTVDTLAHLNRNLEQEVASRTVALRRSRDFIALLNAPLQLHRLLDTALDALVRVTRASAGAAYLATSPDQIELAVSQGLLTNTFDAQLTGAEEIVRQVTEGHRAVVVVDLPEDTTVRKECPDARAVIYAPVRHGERLEAVVVLALAAPPPDDVVDFVEHAGPQLAIAVSNARAYAAAERLARDLEQRNVTLQQQRDQLQEMNRLKSQFLANISHELRTPLNAIIGYTELLADGIYGEVSAEQAQSLGGIGENATHLLQLINEILDLSKVEAGKMTLAFTDVNLPQLVRDVVDHTAPLVRDRPYQVETSLPEGALRVVTDAAKVRQIVANLLSNAVKFTQEGSVRVVLEPRAEGGATIQVIDTGIGIRPEHLDVIFDEFRQVDGSSTRQHGGTGLGLAISRKLATMIGGQILVESRHGQGSRFTLIIPRGEPKAEAPRSPRTRPEVELTLGERHVGRS, via the coding sequence ATGAGCGGCCTCGCCCGCGCGCTCGACGGAACCGTCGCCGTGCGCTGGTGGCAGCGCTTCCAGACACGCCTCCTCAGCTCGCTGATCCTGCTCTCGGTCGCGACGTCGCTCGCCGCCGGGTCGATCTACTACACGCGCCAGGTCAAGTTCGTCGAGGAGGAGCAGGCCAAGCGAGGCGCCACGCTGATCTCGAACCTCGCCGGCCAGAGCGAGCTGGGCGCCTATTCGGGGGACCGCGCCTTCCTCATGGTTCCGGCGCGCCGCGCCTTCCTCGAGGCGGACGTCAACTACGTACAGATCTACAACAGCCGCGGCGACGAGCTCGTCCGGATGGCCAAACCCGACGTGCGGCCCCGTAGCACCTTGCCGCCGGGGATGCTCGAGCAGCTCCTCGCCGATCCGAGCGGACGGCCGACGACGCGCCGCCACGAGAGCTACGACGACCTGCTCGCCCCCATCGTCACGCTGCAGGGGAGCGCCGAGGAAGGGATGTTCGGCGAGCCGGGGATCAGTCCCTCCACCGTCATCGGCGTGGCGCGACTCGGCCTCTCGCGCACTCCTGCCGAGGCCAAGCTCCGCGAGATCCTGCGCTGGGGCACGTACCTGACCCTGATCGTCCTCGTGATGGGCGTCCTGCTCGCGCTCTTTCTGGCGCGACGCATCTCGCAGCCGGTCCTCGAGCTCGCCCGCGGAGCCGACGAGCTCCACCGCGGCCGTCTCGGCTACCAGCTCGAGGTCCATCGCTCCGACGAGCTCGGGCTCCTCGCGGAGTCCTTCAACCGCATGTCGGCCAAGCTGCGCGACACGGTGGACACCCTCGCGCATCTCAATCGCAACCTGGAGCAGGAGGTGGCCAGCCGCACCGTGGCGTTACGGCGGAGCCGGGACTTCATCGCTCTGCTCAACGCGCCGCTCCAGCTCCACAGGCTCCTCGACACCGCGCTCGACGCCCTGGTGCGCGTGACCCGCGCCTCGGCGGGAGCCGCCTACCTGGCCACGAGCCCCGACCAGATCGAGCTCGCGGTCTCCCAGGGACTCCTCACCAACACCTTCGACGCGCAGCTCACCGGCGCGGAGGAGATCGTGCGACAGGTCACCGAAGGCCACCGCGCGGTCGTCGTCGTGGACCTCCCCGAGGACACCACGGTGCGAAAGGAATGCCCCGACGCCCGCGCCGTCATCTACGCCCCCGTGCGCCACGGGGAGCGCCTGGAGGCCGTCGTCGTCCTCGCCCTGGCCGCGCCGCCCCCCGACGACGTCGTCGACTTCGTCGAGCACGCTGGGCCCCAGCTGGCCATCGCCGTGAGCAACGCTCGCGCCTACGCGGCCGCCGAGCGCCTGGCCCGGGACCTCGAGCAGCGCAACGTCACCCTGCAGCAGCAGCGCGATCAGCTGCAGGAGATGAACCGCCTCAAGTCGCAGTTCCTGGCCAACATCTCGCACGAGCTCCGCACGCCGCTAAACGCCATCATCGGCTACACCGAGCTCCTCGCCGACGGGATCTACGGCGAGGTCTCCGCCGAGCAGGCCCAGAGCCTGGGCGGCATCGGCGAGAACGCGACGCACCTCTTGCAGCTGATCAACGAAATCCTGGACCTCTCCAAGGTCGAGGCGGGAAAGATGACCCTGGCCTTCACCGACGTGAACCTGCCGCAGCTCGTCCGGGACGTGGTGGACCACACCGCCCCCCTCGTGCGCGACCGCCCCTACCAGGTGGAGACCTCGCTGCCCGAGGGAGCCCTGCGCGTCGTCACCGACGCGGCGAAGGTGCGGCAGATTGTAGCGAACCTCCTCAGCAACGCGGTAAAGTTCACCCAGGAAGGGTCGGTGCGGGTCGTGCTGGAGCCACGCGCCGAGGGCGGTGCGACGATTCAGGTGATCGACACCGGCATCGGGATTCGCCCCGAGCACCTGGACGTGATCTTCGACGAGTTCCGTCAGGTGGACGGCTCCTCCACCCGACAGCACGGCGGTACGGGGCTCGGCCTGGCCATCTCACGGAAGCTCGCGACGATGATCGGTGGGCAGATCTTGGTAGAAAGCCGTCACGGCCAGGGCAGTCGCTTCACGCTCATCATTCCGCGGGGCGAACCGAAGGCCGAGGCTCCGCGGTCGCCGAGAACCCGACCCGAAGTTGAGCTCACACTGGGAGAACGACATGTCGGTCGATCCTAA
- a CDS encoding DUF4388 domain-containing protein yields MKEGRIGPLLPNSEAYSALRDALTAVQRDPSAVVALLSSQADNGAGWVEAAYNELRDLLVLGRVSQAEQVGNLIGVVLQAQEGGAEDELAENRLHHECMQWLTEGIGAVLAQDNLTGMAYLRNITGAVYANESLQWVAWLWLARAAADAGDLATAKSAAQAALDLGSRLDAQAFSTTLCISGEIEFLRGEYDQALEHLTEATRSLEQLGHRRGTATAWLARARVEAGAGRREEGMQAALRAHEWDPEWEQPILFVARQAMLAGDVDEAEQTIVPLWEADSRSAELQREMRLIQLVRQGKVSVAVVAEYLELRERPPSSTVVTLLKHMVGENPGFLQARELLAWTFLKLGQEGDAEGHLEFLAEQNLDPGLQASVLLGLGCLANRKHLHRQPGARVAAAAAAMPESIRAAGGTRSGEVQVVKVGSMSRPAEVELELDAPPPPSAVVGGEVMQPTGSHPGIEAPGSVARAAFTGDLMLLAVPDLLEFLRASRRTGTLVVTTDHGIGAVYLARGMITGAASPGCSNLGDLLLERRAITEEQLAAATDSQVAESPDELLGAILAQRGTVSPETVRQVLEDQVHRALLEMVGWTEGRFAFEPDKGDRERRPAEIEIELDSQAVLLEVLRRFDEAAR; encoded by the coding sequence GTGAAGGAAGGCAGGATCGGCCCGTTGCTCCCCAACTCTGAAGCCTACAGCGCGCTGCGGGACGCGCTGACGGCGGTTCAGCGTGATCCCAGTGCGGTCGTCGCGTTGCTCTCGTCCCAGGCCGACAACGGCGCGGGGTGGGTCGAGGCGGCCTACAACGAGCTCCGCGACCTGCTCGTGCTCGGGCGGGTCTCGCAGGCCGAGCAGGTGGGGAATCTCATCGGCGTGGTGCTGCAGGCCCAGGAGGGGGGGGCCGAGGACGAGCTCGCCGAGAACCGGCTGCACCACGAGTGCATGCAGTGGCTCACGGAGGGGATCGGCGCCGTCCTGGCGCAGGACAACCTCACGGGGATGGCCTACCTCCGGAACATCACCGGCGCGGTCTACGCCAACGAATCGCTGCAGTGGGTCGCGTGGCTCTGGCTGGCGCGCGCGGCTGCCGACGCCGGCGATCTCGCGACGGCGAAGTCCGCGGCGCAGGCCGCGCTGGACCTCGGCAGTCGGCTGGACGCGCAGGCCTTCAGCACCACGCTCTGCATCAGCGGGGAGATCGAGTTTTTGCGCGGCGAGTACGACCAGGCCCTGGAGCACCTGACCGAGGCCACGCGAAGTCTGGAGCAGCTCGGACACCGGCGCGGAACGGCGACGGCGTGGCTGGCGCGCGCGCGGGTGGAGGCCGGGGCGGGAAGGCGGGAGGAGGGGATGCAGGCGGCGCTGCGGGCGCACGAGTGGGACCCCGAGTGGGAGCAGCCCATCCTGTTCGTGGCGCGGCAGGCAATGCTCGCCGGGGACGTGGACGAGGCCGAACAGACGATCGTCCCGCTCTGGGAGGCGGACAGCCGTTCGGCCGAGCTGCAGCGAGAGATGAGGCTGATCCAGCTCGTGCGGCAGGGAAAGGTGAGCGTGGCGGTCGTCGCCGAGTATCTCGAGCTCCGAGAGCGTCCGCCGAGCTCCACGGTGGTGACGCTCCTCAAACACATGGTCGGCGAGAACCCGGGCTTTCTACAGGCGCGCGAGCTGCTGGCCTGGACCTTTCTGAAGCTGGGGCAGGAGGGGGATGCGGAGGGGCACCTCGAGTTCCTGGCGGAACAGAACCTGGACCCCGGGCTGCAGGCCTCCGTGTTGCTTGGCCTCGGCTGTCTGGCGAATCGCAAGCACCTGCATCGGCAGCCGGGGGCTCGCGTGGCGGCTGCTGCTGCGGCGATGCCCGAGTCGATCCGGGCGGCCGGGGGGACGCGGAGCGGCGAGGTCCAGGTGGTGAAGGTGGGCTCGATGTCGCGCCCCGCAGAGGTGGAGCTCGAGCTGGACGCGCCGCCGCCGCCGAGCGCGGTGGTGGGGGGCGAGGTGATGCAGCCGACGGGCTCGCACCCCGGGATCGAGGCGCCGGGGAGCGTGGCTCGCGCCGCCTTCACCGGGGACCTGATGCTGCTCGCGGTGCCGGACCTGCTCGAGTTCCTGCGGGCCAGTCGGCGCACGGGGACGCTGGTGGTGACCACCGACCATGGAATCGGGGCGGTGTACCTCGCGCGCGGGATGATCACCGGGGCGGCGTCGCCCGGCTGCTCGAACCTCGGCGACCTGCTGCTCGAGCGGCGGGCCATCACCGAGGAGCAGCTGGCCGCCGCGACCGACTCGCAGGTGGCGGAAAGCCCCGACGAGTTGCTCGGAGCGATCCTGGCCCAGCGCGGGACCGTCAGCCCGGAGACGGTGCGGCAGGTGCTCGAGGACCAGGTCCACCGCGCGCTCCTCGAGATGGTCGGGTGGACCGAGGGGCGCTTCGCCTTCGAGCCCGACAAGGGGGATCGCGAGAGGCGGCCGGCCGAGATCGAGATCGAGCTCGACAGTCAGGCCGTGCTGCTCGAGGTGCTGCGGCGCTTCGACGAAGCCGCGCGCTGA
- the glgX gene encoding glycogen debranching protein GlgX yields MILRTSVGRPYPLGATVGPEGINFAIFSQHATAIYVELFTHPDDSRPAATLKLDPQTHRTGDVWHVHVYGLGHGQLYGYRADGPYAPAEEGHRFNVHKLLFDPYARALIGGYDTEHDALYGYDRRSPLGDLSFSSEDSAPYTVKSVAMAPSPFDWEQARPLRLPLEECVFYEVHVKGLSFHPSSGVGHPGSYLGVVEKIPHLVQLGVTSLELLPVHEFNADELARADPETGRPLRNYWGYSTLGFFSPEQDYAADRQPTAEVDEFRYMVKRLHQAGIEVILDVVFNHTGEGNEWGPTLGFRGLDNAVYYCLERNRYYRNYSGCGNTVQCNHPVVKQFILDCLRYWVAEMHVDGFRFDLATILGRDRRGEWIGDLSLLYDIGGDPILRGCKLIAEAWDADGMYKVGGFPHGWAEWNGRFRDDLRRFVRGDQGLVPSLARRLGGSRDLFGHKRSPAHSINFVTCHDGFTLRDLVSYEQKHNERNAEGGRDGSDDNHGHNHGVEGETDDPAVRLLRRQQAKNVIVALFLSRGTPMLLGGDEIWRTQKGNNNTYCQDNELSWFHWELDAEAQEMLRFVRLVVGLRRRHPALRRASFVDPFVGDGGGVVSLAGADIHWHGVRLGRPDWSFHSRTLALHIQGKAPPSVPTSDDADLYAVFNAWSEALSFELPHCAPPHRWHRVIDTALESPLDIVAEEEAPLVHENTYLVQPRSSILLVGR; encoded by the coding sequence ATGATTCTCCGTACCAGCGTGGGCCGCCCCTATCCCCTCGGCGCCACCGTCGGGCCCGAGGGGATCAACTTCGCGATTTTTTCGCAGCACGCGACGGCGATCTACGTCGAGCTCTTCACCCACCCCGACGACAGCCGCCCTGCGGCGACCCTCAAGCTCGACCCCCAGACCCACCGCACGGGCGACGTCTGGCACGTCCACGTCTACGGGCTCGGCCACGGCCAGCTCTACGGCTACCGCGCCGACGGTCCGTACGCGCCGGCGGAGGAGGGGCACCGCTTCAACGTCCACAAGCTGCTCTTCGACCCCTACGCGCGCGCTCTCATCGGCGGCTACGACACCGAGCACGACGCCCTCTACGGCTACGACCGGCGCTCGCCGCTCGGCGACCTGAGCTTCAGCAGCGAGGACAGCGCCCCCTACACCGTCAAGTCCGTGGCGATGGCCCCCTCCCCTTTCGACTGGGAGCAGGCCCGCCCGCTCCGCCTCCCGCTCGAGGAGTGCGTGTTCTACGAGGTCCACGTCAAGGGCCTGAGCTTCCACCCGTCGTCGGGCGTCGGCCATCCCGGCTCGTACCTGGGCGTCGTGGAGAAGATCCCGCACCTGGTCCAGCTCGGGGTGACCTCGCTCGAGCTTTTGCCCGTCCACGAGTTCAACGCCGACGAACTGGCGCGCGCCGACCCCGAGACGGGCCGCCCGCTCCGCAACTACTGGGGCTACTCCACCCTCGGGTTCTTCTCGCCCGAGCAGGACTACGCCGCCGACCGCCAGCCCACCGCGGAGGTGGACGAGTTCCGCTACATGGTCAAGCGCCTGCACCAGGCCGGCATCGAGGTCATCCTGGACGTGGTCTTCAACCACACCGGTGAAGGCAACGAGTGGGGCCCGACCCTCGGCTTTCGCGGGCTCGACAACGCCGTCTATTACTGCCTCGAGCGCAACCGCTACTACCGGAACTACTCGGGCTGCGGCAACACCGTCCAGTGCAACCACCCCGTCGTGAAGCAGTTCATCCTCGACTGCCTGCGCTACTGGGTGGCCGAGATGCACGTCGACGGCTTTCGCTTCGACCTCGCCACGATCCTGGGGCGGGACCGGCGCGGCGAGTGGATCGGGGACCTGAGCCTCCTCTACGACATCGGTGGCGACCCGATCCTGCGCGGCTGCAAGCTCATCGCCGAGGCCTGGGACGCGGACGGCATGTACAAGGTGGGCGGCTTCCCGCACGGCTGGGCCGAATGGAACGGGCGCTTCCGCGACGACCTCCGTCGCTTCGTCCGCGGCGACCAGGGGCTCGTCCCCTCCCTGGCGCGACGCCTCGGCGGGAGCCGCGACCTCTTCGGACACAAGCGGAGCCCCGCCCACAGTATCAACTTCGTCACCTGTCACGACGGCTTCACGCTCCGCGACCTCGTCTCCTACGAGCAGAAACACAACGAGCGCAACGCCGAGGGGGGGCGCGATGGCTCCGACGACAATCACGGCCACAACCACGGCGTGGAGGGGGAGACCGACGATCCAGCGGTGCGCCTCCTCCGACGCCAGCAGGCCAAGAACGTCATCGTGGCGCTCTTCCTCTCGCGCGGCACGCCGATGCTCCTCGGCGGGGACGAGATCTGGCGCACCCAGAAGGGCAACAACAACACCTACTGTCAGGACAACGAGCTGAGCTGGTTCCACTGGGAGCTCGACGCCGAGGCCCAGGAGATGCTGCGCTTCGTGCGGCTCGTCGTCGGGCTCCGCCGGCGGCACCCCGCGCTACGACGCGCGAGCTTCGTGGACCCCTTCGTCGGTGACGGCGGTGGCGTCGTGTCGCTGGCCGGGGCCGACATCCACTGGCACGGCGTGCGGCTCGGGCGCCCCGACTGGTCTTTTCATTCGCGCACGCTCGCGCTGCACATCCAGGGGAAGGCGCCCCCTTCGGTCCCGACGTCCGATGACGCCGACCTGTACGCGGTGTTCAACGCCTGGAGCGAGGCGCTCTCCTTCGAGCTGCCCCACTGCGCCCCCCCGCACCGGTGGCATCGGGTGATCGACACGGCCCTCGAGTCCCCGCTCGACATCGTGGCCGAGGAGGAGGCCCCGCTGGTGCACGAGAACACCTACCTCGTCCAGCCCCGCTCGTCGATCCTGCTCGTGGGAAGGTGA
- a CDS encoding hotdog fold thioesterase: MALVPFNRYLGITVKEVRRGFAELLVPYREELVGDPMRPALHGGVLSALIDTAGGAAVWTGIESGDRIATVDLRVDYLRPAPLEDLICQATVVRLGNRVGVADMKIVTVADPVTVLATGKGVYNVRRRRRSASEAEP; this comes from the coding sequence ATGGCCCTGGTGCCGTTCAATCGTTACCTGGGCATCACCGTGAAGGAAGTGCGCCGCGGCTTCGCCGAGCTCCTCGTCCCCTATCGAGAGGAGCTGGTGGGAGACCCGATGCGACCCGCGCTGCACGGGGGCGTGCTGAGCGCGCTGATCGATACGGCCGGGGGCGCTGCGGTCTGGACCGGGATCGAGTCCGGCGATCGGATCGCCACGGTGGACCTGCGGGTGGACTACCTGCGGCCGGCGCCGCTAGAGGACCTGATCTGCCAGGCCACGGTGGTGCGGCTCGGCAACCGCGTGGGCGTGGCGGACATGAAGATCGTCACCGTGGCGGACCCGGTCACGGTGCTCGCCACGGGCAAGGGGGTCTACAACGTGCGGCGGCGGCGGCGCTCGGCGTCGGAGGCGGAGCCGTAG